One segment of Ruficoccus amylovorans DNA contains the following:
- a CDS encoding FG-GAP repeat domain-containing protein, which translates to MFRIHLILASVIATAACAAALTAQPVTNGQSDSFLFSFDGFQGKLPAGAELKTADDETFLQMTQPVIFDASSLEPPVNGDFAIMAVVRVNGDVDINQRIITALSLQSASGDKAMLRVANGKVEFLVNVEGKWHQLASARPFQKGRWTLIGGVYQNDSLHVIVDGYVDAARPLVRNVKPRGPYTKWQLATEGQRYGWVGDILRVGIFQGPVHMDSFPGEMGFKAPESTLTARLRSTPPMPFPWAPALKVADTVIHPIIDSGGAHLAMVPWSGPEGKEILSFGPHPLFGHRVGLLRPTGKKDPLFAEQGFDFPLYDAGQSTIFGDAKLHTVIRPDGMFDLISLGGNTPFGPAYINYYRNTGKIGEPEFKTAYRRGVGEGSVTGALGETATSISIGDIDGDGVPDMLLVIREQIQDAFPDGLSVFRDAIHPNAGRGKGYDVAGNWLGDRLLTRVFWSKGRWEEGNWLAFDTVNPIYFGEEDFQVQWHTDGQNVNAGAVTLQGQPHLLLFGDVNQVRALPTIVDANGDLRATESLALLADGAAVNGVYFSGSFGVLDLDDDGKPEIIIGGNPGRPVVLKGDAPGNFREVGTLNREGGLIEMDTLAVPTRVDWTGDGYPDIISGDASGLLWFWPGTSDPLVYGTPVLFSRDGETLRHIAGPIGSIQGPSESAWGYLNPTVGEWKQGEKVIITNDIKGELWLYRPVAPGSTELLPPESFTYQGKPLRSAWRSRPAILPPQQADGTAALIFMDWDGDLAIAKPVAPGSLEITSVEKLRNSDGDTMRYCATGGGNWGRSKFTVTDWDEDGNWDLVFGTIRMVQNRVLSGEDLPRDSTPILLRNVGSNEEPIFATPHPIRKRDGSFIQLGHHLCAVWPTDLTGDGKENDLIMGAEDGKIYYLFRQELEKP; encoded by the coding sequence ATGTTTCGCATTCACCTTATTCTCGCCTCCGTTATTGCAACAGCGGCCTGTGCAGCTGCCCTTACAGCCCAGCCCGTTACAAACGGACAGAGCGATTCGTTCCTGTTCTCGTTTGATGGTTTTCAGGGCAAACTGCCCGCAGGTGCCGAGTTGAAAACGGCTGACGACGAAACTTTTTTACAGATGACCCAACCGGTCATTTTTGATGCGTCTTCACTGGAGCCCCCAGTGAACGGAGATTTCGCAATCATGGCAGTGGTACGCGTGAACGGCGACGTGGATATTAACCAGCGTATCATTACCGCGCTGTCACTTCAGAGCGCCTCCGGAGACAAGGCAATGCTGCGCGTGGCAAACGGGAAGGTGGAGTTCCTTGTCAATGTCGAAGGCAAGTGGCACCAGCTAGCCTCGGCCAGACCGTTCCAGAAGGGGCGCTGGACGCTGATCGGCGGCGTCTACCAGAACGATAGCCTCCACGTGATTGTGGACGGTTATGTCGATGCCGCCCGTCCGCTGGTACGTAACGTAAAGCCGCGCGGTCCGTACACAAAGTGGCAACTGGCCACAGAGGGGCAACGCTATGGCTGGGTGGGAGATATCCTCAGGGTCGGCATCTTTCAAGGACCCGTGCACATGGATTCCTTTCCCGGAGAAATGGGCTTCAAAGCTCCGGAATCGACATTGACGGCGCGCCTGCGCAGCACGCCGCCCATGCCCTTCCCCTGGGCTCCCGCACTGAAGGTTGCCGATACGGTGATTCACCCGATTATCGACAGCGGCGGGGCTCACCTTGCGATGGTGCCGTGGTCTGGGCCAGAGGGTAAGGAAATTCTCTCCTTTGGCCCGCATCCGCTGTTCGGGCATCGCGTCGGCCTGTTGCGCCCCACGGGCAAAAAAGATCCGCTGTTTGCAGAGCAAGGATTTGATTTCCCACTCTACGATGCGGGGCAAAGCACAATTTTTGGCGATGCCAAGCTGCACACGGTGATTCGGCCCGACGGCATGTTCGACCTCATTTCCCTTGGCGGCAACACCCCCTTTGGCCCAGCCTACATCAACTACTACCGCAACACGGGAAAGATCGGCGAGCCTGAGTTTAAAACCGCTTACCGGCGCGGCGTGGGCGAAGGTTCCGTAACCGGCGCACTCGGAGAGACAGCAACCTCGATTAGCATTGGCGACATAGATGGCGACGGCGTGCCGGACATGCTGCTGGTTATCCGCGAGCAGATTCAGGATGCGTTTCCGGACGGCCTGAGTGTTTTCCGCGATGCGATCCACCCCAATGCCGGACGTGGCAAAGGCTACGACGTGGCTGGTAACTGGCTAGGAGACCGCCTGCTAACGCGGGTATTCTGGTCAAAGGGACGCTGGGAGGAAGGCAACTGGCTCGCTTTCGACACGGTTAACCCCATTTACTTTGGCGAGGAAGATTTTCAGGTGCAGTGGCACACCGATGGGCAGAACGTCAATGCGGGGGCGGTTACTCTGCAAGGCCAGCCACATCTGCTACTGTTCGGTGATGTGAATCAGGTGCGTGCGCTGCCTACCATTGTGGACGCAAACGGCGACCTGCGAGCCACTGAGTCTTTGGCACTGCTGGCAGACGGCGCGGCGGTTAACGGCGTGTACTTCTCCGGCAGCTTTGGCGTGCTCGATCTGGATGACGACGGCAAGCCCGAGATTATCATTGGTGGCAACCCCGGCAGACCGGTGGTACTTAAAGGAGATGCGCCCGGCAATTTTCGGGAAGTCGGCACACTTAACCGCGAGGGCGGCCTGATCGAGATGGACACGCTCGCGGTTCCTACCCGCGTGGACTGGACTGGTGACGGTTATCCCGATATTATCTCAGGTGATGCTTCCGGCTTGCTCTGGTTCTGGCCGGGAACTAGCGACCCCCTGGTGTACGGTACGCCGGTCCTGTTCAGCCGCGATGGTGAAACACTGCGCCATATTGCCGGCCCAATCGGTTCCATTCAGGGGCCTTCCGAGTCTGCCTGGGGCTATCTGAACCCGACAGTGGGCGAATGGAAGCAAGGCGAAAAAGTGATTATCACCAACGACATCAAGGGCGAGTTGTGGCTGTATCGCCCTGTAGCACCGGGCTCCACCGAGTTGCTCCCGCCGGAGTCCTTTACCTATCAGGGCAAGCCGCTGCGCTCGGCGTGGCGCTCGCGTCCGGCCATTTTGCCCCCGCAACAGGCGGATGGTACTGCTGCTTTAATCTTTATGGACTGGGACGGCGATCTGGCAATTGCCAAGCCTGTGGCTCCCGGCTCGCTGGAGATTACCAGCGTGGAAAAGCTCCGCAACAGCGATGGCGACACCATGCGCTACTGCGCGACTGGCGGCGGCAACTGGGGGCGCTCCAAGTTTACCGTCACCGACTGGGATGAAGACGGCAACTGGGATCTGGTGTTCGGCACGATTCGCATGGTACAGAACCGTGTGCTAAGCGGTGAAGACCTGCCGCGCGACTCGACCCCCATTTTGCTGCGCAACGTCGGTAGTAATGAGGAGCCCATCTTTGCCACACCGCACCCGATCCGCAAGCGGGACGGCAGCTTTATCCAGCTTGGGCATCACCTGTGCGCGGTCTGGCCAACCGATCTTACCGGCGATGGCAAAGAGAACGATCTGATTATGGGCGCAGAGGACGGTAAGATCTATTATCTGTTTCGACAGGAACTGGAAAAGCCATGA